A window from Sphingobacterium hotanense encodes these proteins:
- the priA gene encoding replication restart helicase PriA: protein MSELELLPRNRKTLFVEVVLPLAIAKTYTYRVPYELNERVEIGVRVIVQFGKNKIYSGIVKSITEEAPSKYEAKYILDVADDEPIVNERQLQLWDWMADYYMCHTGDVMQAALPAALKMASETKIVASDNPDLDRSLLSDKGYMVLDALDVAGELSVNDVMKILGQKSVFPLLRSLFEHGYILISEEIKEKYKPKTKVFLKLSKVFFDDDSKRALLDELNRAPKQQDAILAYFQLRKTKSDISRQDLMEASGCGTSAITGLIDKGVLEVEEKVVSRFEGTDILLSPDFKFSEAQQRAYDEIKSYFNEKDVVLLHGVTASGKTQLYIRLIEETLAQGKNALYLLPEIALTAQITERLKLHFGDKLGVYHSKFNDNERAEVWHKVRKGEFQVIIGARSSIFLPFKDLGLLIVDEEHENSYKQYDPAPRYHARDTAIYLAHQHQAKVLLGSATPSVESYYNAKAGKYGLVKLLERFGDAKLPGIQVVDVTEASRKDEMSSYFSKALLTAIQEAIERKEQIILFQNRRGHTPFLQCGTCGYVAKCVNCDVSLTYHKTSNLLHCHYCGFSEDTLNVCPACGMPNMQSKGFGTERVEEELELLMPDLRIGRLDLDSTKGKYGFDRVISAFDNQEFDVLIGTQMITKGLDFGNVSLIGIINADGMINFPDFRAYERAFSLFSQVAGRAGRRQAEGTVIIQTYTPNHRILEQVRNHDYEDMFMTEVTERKNYQYPPFYRLIKLDVKHPDKDLVHAAASHLASLLRQTLGQRVLGPEPPLVARVRNNFIQTITLKIERKDISIVKVKELIRQAILHFELDKKNKGVRVQIDVDPY, encoded by the coding sequence ATGTCTGAATTGGAATTGTTGCCCCGAAACCGGAAAACACTTTTTGTTGAAGTCGTATTGCCATTGGCAATCGCAAAGACCTATACTTATCGCGTTCCTTACGAGTTGAATGAGCGGGTGGAGATTGGTGTGCGCGTCATTGTGCAGTTCGGGAAAAACAAGATTTATTCGGGTATCGTGAAATCCATAACGGAGGAGGCACCTTCCAAATACGAGGCAAAATATATTTTAGACGTTGCGGATGACGAACCTATCGTTAATGAGCGACAACTGCAACTGTGGGACTGGATGGCCGATTACTATATGTGCCATACGGGGGATGTGATGCAAGCGGCTTTGCCGGCAGCATTGAAAATGGCGTCAGAGACGAAGATTGTCGCGTCTGATAATCCAGATTTGGATCGATCGTTATTATCCGATAAGGGCTATATGGTGTTGGATGCGCTAGATGTGGCGGGGGAGCTGTCGGTCAATGATGTGATGAAGATCTTAGGGCAGAAGTCCGTTTTCCCCTTGCTGCGCAGTTTATTTGAACATGGTTATATCTTGATTTCCGAAGAGATCAAGGAGAAATATAAGCCCAAGACGAAGGTTTTCCTCAAGCTGTCGAAGGTGTTCTTTGACGATGATAGCAAGCGAGCGTTGTTGGATGAATTGAACCGAGCGCCAAAACAACAGGATGCTATTTTAGCTTATTTTCAACTTCGTAAGACCAAATCAGACATCTCTCGTCAGGATTTGATGGAGGCAAGTGGCTGTGGTACCTCCGCGATTACCGGCTTAATTGATAAGGGCGTGCTGGAAGTGGAGGAAAAAGTGGTTAGCCGCTTTGAAGGAACGGATATACTTTTATCTCCTGATTTTAAGTTCAGCGAGGCTCAGCAAAGGGCCTATGATGAGATTAAAAGCTATTTCAATGAAAAAGATGTGGTGTTATTGCATGGAGTTACGGCTTCGGGTAAAACACAACTTTATATACGATTAATCGAAGAGACGCTTGCGCAAGGTAAGAATGCGCTTTACTTATTGCCGGAAATTGCTTTGACAGCGCAAATTACAGAGCGTCTCAAGTTGCATTTTGGTGATAAGCTAGGTGTTTATCATTCGAAGTTCAATGATAATGAGCGCGCCGAAGTGTGGCACAAAGTCCGCAAAGGCGAGTTCCAGGTGATTATTGGTGCGCGTTCGTCAATCTTCTTGCCGTTCAAAGATTTGGGTTTGCTGATCGTCGATGAGGAGCATGAAAACTCTTACAAACAGTATGATCCGGCACCAAGATATCATGCGCGTGATACGGCTATTTATCTTGCGCATCAGCATCAGGCGAAAGTATTACTAGGTTCTGCTACGCCTTCTGTCGAGTCGTACTATAATGCGAAAGCTGGGAAATACGGTTTAGTGAAATTGCTAGAACGCTTTGGCGATGCTAAGCTGCCTGGTATTCAGGTTGTCGATGTTACGGAAGCCTCTCGGAAAGATGAGATGAGTTCGTATTTCAGCAAGGCACTATTGACGGCGATCCAAGAAGCGATTGAACGAAAAGAGCAAATTATCCTATTCCAGAATAGAAGAGGACATACGCCGTTTCTGCAATGTGGTACCTGTGGTTATGTAGCCAAATGTGTCAATTGCGATGTGAGCTTGACGTATCATAAGACCAGCAATCTGTTGCATTGCCATTATTGTGGCTTCTCGGAAGATACCTTGAATGTATGTCCGGCCTGTGGCATGCCGAATATGCAGAGCAAGGGATTCGGTACCGAAAGAGTGGAAGAGGAACTGGAATTGCTGATGCCGGATCTGAGGATCGGTCGTTTAGACTTGGATTCTACCAAAGGAAAATATGGTTTCGACCGTGTGATATCGGCGTTTGATAATCAGGAGTTTGATGTGCTGATCGGAACACAAATGATCACAAAGGGCTTAGATTTTGGAAATGTCAGCCTGATCGGTATCATCAATGCCGATGGCATGATCAATTTTCCCGATTTCAGAGCCTATGAGCGTGCATTCTCCCTATTCTCGCAGGTTGCGGGCCGCGCCGGTCGCCGACAAGCGGAAGGTACCGTGATCATCCAGACCTATACGCCAAATCACCGTATCCTGGAGCAGGTAAGAAATCACGATTATGAGGATATGTTCATGACGGAAGTTACCGAGCGTAAAAACTATCAATATCCTCCATTCTATAGACTAATTAAATTGGATGTAAAGCATCCCGATAAAGATTTGGTGCATGCCGCAGCAAGTCATCTAGCATCCCTTTTGCGACAGACCCTCGGCCAGCGCGTGCTGGGCCCCGAACCTCCATTGGTCGCTAGAGTACGTAATAATTTTATCCAAACCATCACCCTCAAAATCGAACGCAAAGATATCTCCATCGTCAAAGTGAAGGAACTGATTCGACAAGCAATCCTACACTTCGAACTCGACAAAAAGAATAAAGGCGTTCGAGTGCAGATTGATGTTGATCCCTATTAG
- a CDS encoding FKBP-type peptidyl-prolyl cis-trans isomerase encodes MKKSILLLTAVASLALASCQNFKKGEGGLEYKFLKDNGGEKAVGGDVIAMDIVVKTDRDSLLASTYDLGLPQIAPIMPDSLMQQAGAYPGDNNTILKMLGEGDSAVFKLNLDTMAARTGQPKPEFADKYIEYTIKVKKLFKRGNLTDSALFEQVNQYYLAQMEGLKKAEEGKIASYIEKNKLQPKKTASGLQYVIKEEGKGANPVIGDTVVINYTGALTNGKIFDTNDVELAKKNNKFNAMRPYEPLRVRVGHTPVIPGWTEGLQLLKKGSKATLIIPSALGYGERQQQSEIPAYAPLVFDVEIVDIIAGPKGEPAAPTMPQMQIPGQVPAQAPVN; translated from the coding sequence ATGAAAAAATCAATTTTATTATTGACAGCAGTAGCGAGTTTAGCACTTGCATCATGCCAGAATTTCAAAAAAGGAGAAGGTGGTCTAGAATACAAATTCCTTAAAGATAATGGCGGAGAGAAAGCTGTTGGTGGAGATGTTATTGCGATGGACATTGTTGTTAAAACTGACCGTGATTCACTTTTAGCAAGTACATATGATTTAGGATTACCTCAAATCGCTCCTATTATGCCTGACTCATTAATGCAACAAGCAGGTGCATACCCAGGTGACAACAACACAATTTTGAAAATGTTAGGAGAAGGAGATAGCGCTGTATTTAAATTAAACTTAGATACAATGGCTGCTAGAACTGGTCAACCTAAGCCTGAGTTTGCTGATAAATACATCGAGTACACAATTAAGGTTAAGAAACTTTTCAAAAGAGGAAACTTAACAGATTCAGCTTTATTTGAGCAAGTAAACCAATACTACTTAGCGCAAATGGAAGGTTTGAAAAAAGCTGAAGAAGGTAAAATCGCTTCATACATCGAGAAAAACAAATTGCAACCTAAGAAAACTGCTTCTGGTTTACAATACGTAATCAAAGAAGAAGGTAAAGGTGCTAACCCAGTTATCGGTGATACAGTAGTAATCAACTACACTGGAGCATTAACAAACGGTAAAATCTTCGACACGAACGACGTAGAATTAGCTAAGAAAAACAACAAATTCAACGCTATGCGTCCTTACGAGCCATTACGTGTTCGCGTTGGTCATACACCGGTTATCCCAGGATGGACTGAAGGTCTTCAGTTATTGAAAAAAGGTAGCAAAGCAACTTTGATCATCCCTTCTGCTTTAGGATATGGCGAACGCCAGCAACAAAGCGAAATCCCTGCATACGCACCATTAGTGTTTGATGTAGAGATCGTTGATATCATTGCTGGACCGAAAGGTGAGCCTGCGGCTCCAACAATGCCACAAATGCAAATCCCTGGTCAAGTGCCAGCACAAGCACCTGTGAATTAA
- a CDS encoding PQQ-binding-like beta-propeller repeat protein, with product MRNTIIVSILLFIAVVVASVFYFGDLNKEEKKSVKPINYLPSDTYLITSFVNDATTDNIFKDFEIFEAVLGHSFQDHISQLKQQLLRNKDIASYLTDQEMFVSFHPEKEGIATLFSIPTTEKIDKETIIEILPKIGTDYQVQQQDTLGMQLFSYKAAKSDSTFYVSYLDDIFFATYSKELLLKTLDKKTPKFDEKQVEFFNKNNSRNAPFTVYLAQQNLPAIVDKFRRNRPGDFLRQFINIKGQTAWNINYKQDALMLSGESELEETKGHYIALFANQRKTTQRLYNYFPSNSAMFIEYSFSDAKAWQNDLNAWHAITEDSKQLEGQTKEIEKNRADLLTNFQAAMGGDFAVVEQNNSDYLGFISIQDSSKFLDVLSDVAESVGDSTYRFRYSNIPYRFYGEGLKAFSRPYFKRIDGLIVMANHQSTLQEYAQKWRRKDLLIGTLGFKNYEKIQGNEANVTVFLNTKNASSFLINNLETTYSKNFRNNKEYELQEFYSWSLQLTGNSGNFLSRLYAIYKSKNTLGATPEWTYSMGSRLITGPFVFEHSDTSQFIFAQEQDHTVHAVHPSGNKLWTTLFAGRIVGKVQQLQDRSLLAVTDRRRLYRFDSNGKTLRGFSTSIKDEPISHPTHVDWGGQQMLLIPGKNRVMAYNMEGGPIDGWDNVQVDGEILGPVQFHDNKAIVTTSYGRVYFFDAGGNKIQEIDVPGDISFVSNVGIVVRENQTLYYATDDIGDVYRITADGQSSKVFEGRWNNKYIVDFENVNGTSAPELIVLDGPQLQVYQLGDTLQKVYEHTFTQDVDNRPYYFASGSGGLMSLGIAAQGTNLIYLFAENGTLVDGFPLEAQPLFYYGKINYNSSNYLICTRRDFKLYAYRH from the coding sequence ATGAGAAATACAATTATTGTTTCAATACTCCTATTTATTGCGGTTGTCGTAGCGTCGGTGTTTTATTTTGGAGATTTAAATAAGGAGGAGAAAAAATCCGTTAAGCCCATCAACTATCTACCGAGTGACACGTATTTAATTACCTCCTTTGTAAACGACGCCACCACAGACAATATCTTTAAAGATTTTGAGATATTCGAGGCCGTTTTAGGCCATTCCTTCCAAGACCATATATCGCAATTGAAGCAACAACTATTGCGCAATAAAGATATCGCAAGCTACCTGACCGATCAGGAGATGTTCGTATCCTTCCACCCCGAAAAGGAGGGTATCGCAACTTTGTTCAGCATCCCGACGACCGAGAAGATCGACAAAGAAACGATTATTGAGATACTTCCAAAAATAGGAACAGATTATCAGGTGCAGCAGCAGGATACCTTAGGGATGCAGCTCTTTAGCTATAAAGCTGCAAAATCGGACTCAACCTTCTACGTAAGCTATTTGGATGATATATTTTTCGCTACGTACAGCAAGGAATTGCTGTTGAAAACCTTGGATAAAAAGACGCCTAAATTCGACGAAAAACAAGTTGAATTCTTCAATAAAAACAATAGTCGGAATGCTCCCTTTACTGTTTATTTAGCACAGCAAAACCTTCCGGCAATCGTTGATAAATTCAGAAGAAACAGACCCGGCGATTTCCTTCGTCAGTTTATCAATATCAAGGGACAAACCGCTTGGAATATCAATTATAAGCAGGACGCGCTTATGTTGTCCGGCGAGAGCGAACTGGAAGAGACGAAGGGGCATTATATTGCCTTGTTTGCTAATCAGCGCAAAACAACGCAAAGGCTCTATAACTACTTCCCTTCGAATAGCGCCATGTTCATTGAGTATTCTTTTAGTGATGCCAAGGCATGGCAGAATGATTTAAATGCATGGCATGCCATCACCGAGGATTCGAAACAATTGGAGGGACAGACCAAAGAAATTGAGAAAAACCGTGCAGATCTACTGACTAATTTTCAGGCAGCGATGGGCGGTGATTTCGCGGTAGTAGAGCAGAACAACTCCGATTATCTAGGTTTTATCAGCATTCAAGATAGCAGCAAATTTCTGGACGTGCTTAGCGATGTCGCAGAATCTGTTGGCGATAGTACTTACCGGTTCCGCTATTCCAATATCCCCTATCGTTTTTATGGCGAAGGTTTAAAAGCATTCAGCAGACCTTATTTTAAACGAATCGATGGCCTTATCGTGATGGCGAACCATCAATCTACACTTCAGGAATATGCGCAGAAATGGCGTAGAAAGGATCTATTGATCGGTACTTTAGGGTTCAAAAACTATGAGAAAATTCAGGGCAATGAGGCTAATGTGACTGTATTTTTAAATACCAAGAACGCTAGCAGTTTTTTGATCAACAACCTGGAAACAACGTACAGCAAGAACTTTAGGAACAATAAAGAATATGAGCTGCAAGAGTTTTACTCCTGGTCGCTGCAGCTGACCGGTAACTCGGGCAACTTCCTGAGCCGATTATATGCAATTTACAAGAGCAAGAATACCTTGGGCGCTACGCCAGAGTGGACATATAGCATGGGTAGCCGCTTGATTACGGGTCCATTTGTATTCGAGCATTCCGATACCTCGCAGTTTATCTTCGCTCAAGAACAGGATCATACAGTGCATGCCGTACATCCGTCTGGTAATAAGTTATGGACTACGCTATTTGCGGGGCGCATCGTCGGCAAGGTGCAGCAGTTACAAGACCGCTCCCTATTGGCAGTAACCGACCGCCGCCGCTTATATCGCTTTGACAGCAACGGAAAGACTTTGCGCGGTTTTTCAACGAGCATTAAAGACGAGCCGATTAGCCATCCTACTCATGTCGACTGGGGAGGTCAGCAAATGTTGTTGATTCCTGGAAAAAACAGAGTAATGGCTTACAATATGGAGGGTGGTCCGATCGATGGTTGGGACAATGTGCAGGTTGATGGCGAGATTCTGGGGCCGGTGCAGTTTCATGATAACAAAGCCATCGTAACAACCAGCTACGGCCGTGTTTACTTCTTTGATGCCGGCGGGAACAAAATACAGGAGATCGATGTTCCCGGAGACATTAGCTTTGTGAGCAACGTAGGTATCGTTGTACGCGAAAATCAGACATTATACTACGCGACGGATGATATTGGCGATGTATATAGAATAACCGCTGACGGACAGAGCAGCAAAGTTTTCGAAGGACGTTGGAACAATAAGTACATAGTAGATTTTGAGAATGTAAATGGTACTTCTGCGCCGGAACTCATTGTTTTAGATGGTCCACAATTACAGGTTTACCAGCTTGGCGACACCTTACAAAAAGTATATGAACATACGTTTACCCAAGACGTGGACAACAGGCCTTATTATTTCGCTTCGGGCTCTGGCGGTCTGATGAGTTTGGGAATTGCTGCGCAAGGGACCAATCTAATTTATCTCTTTGCGGAGAATGGTACGCTAGTCGATGGTTTCCCTCTCGAAGCGCAGCCGCTATTTTATTATGGAAAGATAAACTACAATTCTTCAAACTATTTAATCTGTACGCGTAGAGATTTCAAACTCTATGCCTACAGGCACTAA
- a CDS encoding TatD family hydrolase codes for MDGNNEAKQLILTDTHTHIYYHQGTEVLAQQMQRCLANGVSRLFLPNVEVESIPQVINTTMEYPENCFAMLGLHPCSVKENYLDELATIREAIKEHKIYAIGEIGIDLYWDKSTFAIQQDAFGQQIDWAKELGLPISIHCREAFDEVFEVLDSHKDERLFGVFHCFTGDLQQANRAIELGFKLGIGGVVTFKKAGLDQVLKNVALEHIILETDAPYLAPVPYRGKENESSYLLHVAEKVADIYERPLAEIAEITTQNSKDLFSI; via the coding sequence ATGGATGGAAATAATGAAGCAAAACAGCTTATTTTAACCGACACACATACTCACATTTACTATCATCAAGGAACTGAAGTTTTAGCGCAGCAGATGCAACGTTGCCTCGCCAACGGCGTTAGTCGTTTGTTCCTGCCGAATGTGGAGGTGGAGTCTATTCCTCAAGTTATCAATACGACGATGGAATATCCAGAAAACTGTTTTGCTATGCTGGGATTGCATCCCTGCAGCGTGAAAGAGAATTACCTTGATGAGCTTGCGACGATTCGTGAGGCGATCAAGGAACACAAAATATATGCGATTGGCGAAATCGGTATTGACCTTTATTGGGATAAATCAACGTTTGCTATTCAGCAAGACGCTTTCGGGCAGCAGATTGACTGGGCTAAGGAATTAGGCTTACCAATCAGCATACATTGTCGAGAAGCATTCGACGAGGTCTTCGAAGTATTGGATAGCCATAAAGACGAGCGTCTGTTTGGCGTATTCCACTGCTTTACAGGAGACTTACAACAAGCAAACCGCGCAATTGAACTTGGCTTCAAATTAGGGATAGGTGGCGTCGTGACGTTTAAGAAGGCAGGCTTGGACCAGGTCTTGAAGAATGTTGCGCTAGAACACATTATCCTAGAAACAGATGCGCCCTATTTAGCTCCTGTTCCTTACCGCGGTAAAGAAAACGAGAGCAGCTATCTACTGCATGTTGCAGAAAAAGTCGCCGATATTTACGAGCGTCCATTGGCAGAGATTGCTGAAATCACAACACAGAATTCAAAAGATTTATTTAGTATATAA
- a CDS encoding DUF423 domain-containing protein, whose product MNKQIILTASFFGLLAVILGAFGAHGLEGKISDKQLETWGTANQYHFYHTLALLFLSTFSRAKSQSIRVSFIMFTLGILLFSGSLYLLSTRNLLGLENLSVIGPITPIGGVCFMVGWIALFVAAIKHRA is encoded by the coding sequence ATGAACAAACAAATCATTTTAACAGCATCATTTTTCGGTCTGTTAGCCGTGATACTTGGAGCTTTCGGCGCACATGGCCTGGAAGGAAAGATCTCCGACAAACAATTAGAAACTTGGGGAACTGCAAATCAATACCACTTTTACCACACATTAGCTCTACTCTTTTTATCCACATTCTCTAGAGCAAAGAGCCAGTCTATACGCGTATCTTTCATCATGTTTACTCTCGGTATCCTCTTGTTCTCAGGTTCGCTATACCTACTGAGCACCAGGAATTTACTAGGTCTAGAAAACCTATCCGTTATCGGCCCAATTACACCGATTGGTGGTGTATGCTTTATGGTCGGCTGGATAGCACTCTTTGTGGCTGCAATTAAGCATAGAGCGTGA
- a CDS encoding asparaginase translates to MHNIFIIYTGGTIGMVKDPESGTFIPFNFELIEKNLPDLSRLNYKLTVHSFEPIIDSSNMRPSIWLEMAELIRDNYELYDGFVILHGSDTMAYSASMLSFLLEGLQKPVVLSGSQLPIGEIRTDARENLMTALEIASAKKNGRSIIQEVCILFDNKLFRGNRSFKYNSDKFEAFRSPNYPVLAEAGIHIRYNEEVLQDNTGKEFISHHKIDDRVGVLKLFPGINKTTIEAVLNSDVRSIVMETFGSGNTMTDEWFLNLLKNAVDSGKNILDISQCKVGSVELGRYETSQGLQSIGILNGYDMTFETAVTKLMYLQGELESQEEVAYWVQQSIRGELTKND, encoded by the coding sequence ATGCATAATATCTTTATCATCTACACTGGGGGAACAATTGGTATGGTGAAAGACCCTGAATCGGGCACCTTTATTCCCTTCAATTTTGAGCTTATCGAGAAAAATCTTCCTGATTTAAGTCGCCTTAATTATAAGTTGACGGTGCATTCGTTCGAGCCTATTATCGACTCTTCCAATATGCGTCCTAGCATTTGGTTAGAAATGGCAGAGCTGATTAGAGATAATTATGAATTATATGATGGCTTTGTTATTCTGCACGGTTCGGACACGATGGCCTATTCGGCTTCGATGTTGAGCTTCTTGTTAGAAGGCTTGCAAAAACCGGTCGTTCTATCCGGATCGCAGCTACCGATTGGTGAAATCAGAACTGATGCTCGAGAGAACTTGATGACCGCTTTGGAAATCGCATCGGCAAAGAAGAACGGCCGCTCGATCATCCAAGAGGTTTGTATTCTGTTTGATAATAAGCTATTCCGTGGGAATCGATCTTTTAAATACAATTCGGATAAATTTGAGGCTTTTAGATCGCCAAACTATCCCGTACTAGCAGAAGCTGGAATCCACATTCGTTATAACGAAGAGGTGCTGCAGGATAATACCGGAAAAGAATTTATTAGCCACCATAAAATAGATGATCGCGTAGGCGTATTGAAGTTATTCCCAGGTATCAATAAGACGACAATCGAGGCTGTATTAAACTCGGATGTACGTAGTATTGTGATGGAGACCTTTGGGTCCGGCAATACGATGACCGATGAGTGGTTCTTGAATCTGTTGAAAAATGCCGTCGATAGCGGCAAGAATATCCTTGATATTTCTCAATGTAAAGTAGGGTCTGTAGAATTAGGCCGTTATGAGACTTCTCAAGGCCTTCAAAGCATTGGTATACTCAATGGCTATGACATGACTTTTGAAACCGCTGTAACCAAGTTAATGTATTTACAGGGCGAATTGGAAAGTCAGGAAGAAGTTGCCTACTGGGTGCAGCAAAGTATTCGTGGTGAGCTAACTAAAAATGATTAG
- a CDS encoding DHH family phosphoesterase, whose protein sequence is MLKGEENLHLLTEPKKIIITTHHKPDGDALGSSLGLYYWLQKNGHEVNIVLSSDFPTFLDWMPGRDSLIIYPEQPAIAQQLFDQADIVFCLDYSALSRTNILEPVIREAKGQKWMIDHHLDPEDFSTLSYWDSNAAATAQLVYSFIADVCHKQDQVDEKIATCLYTGIMTDTGSFRFRSTTSDVHRIIAHLLDAGARNWEIHEHIYNSSTENRLRFLGYCLMNCLEVIPEYHTALFALTKDDLEKFNVTTGDTEGLVNYALSIKGIRLAGLFVDRTELIKLSLRSIGDIPCNEIARKHFNGGGHLNAAGGNSSEDLHSVVERFKAVLPEYKNYLT, encoded by the coding sequence ATGTTAAAAGGAGAAGAAAATTTACATTTATTAACCGAACCTAAAAAGATCATTATTACCACGCACCATAAACCTGATGGTGATGCATTAGGCTCATCCTTAGGCTTATATTACTGGTTGCAGAAAAACGGACACGAGGTAAACATTGTGTTATCTTCGGATTTCCCGACTTTTCTAGACTGGATGCCTGGTCGTGACTCTTTAATTATATATCCAGAACAACCGGCTATTGCACAGCAGTTATTTGATCAAGCAGATATTGTTTTCTGTTTAGATTACAGTGCGCTTTCCAGAACGAATATTCTTGAGCCGGTGATTCGCGAAGCAAAAGGACAAAAATGGATGATCGATCATCATTTGGATCCGGAGGACTTCTCGACACTTTCGTATTGGGATTCCAATGCGGCAGCCACAGCGCAGTTAGTTTATTCCTTTATTGCCGATGTATGCCACAAGCAAGATCAAGTTGACGAAAAAATTGCTACTTGTTTGTACACCGGCATCATGACCGATACGGGTTCTTTCCGCTTCCGTTCGACGACTTCAGATGTTCACCGCATCATCGCGCATTTGTTGGATGCAGGGGCTAGAAACTGGGAAATCCATGAGCATATCTACAATAGTTCCACGGAAAACAGATTGCGTTTCTTAGGCTATTGCCTGATGAATTGCCTAGAAGTAATTCCTGAATACCATACTGCATTATTCGCCCTGACAAAGGACGACTTGGAGAAATTCAACGTAACAACCGGAGACACAGAGGGTTTGGTGAATTATGCATTATCGATAAAAGGCATTCGATTGGCAGGATTATTTGTTGACAGAACTGAATTAATTAAACTATCTTTGCGTTCTATCGGCGATATCCCTTGTAATGAGATTGCTAGAAAGCATTTCAATGGTGGAGGACACTTGAATGCTGCCGGTGGGAATTCATCGGAAGATCTACACAGCGTTGTAGAAAGATTTAAGGCAGTATTGCCAGAGTATAAGAATTATTTAACATAA
- a CDS encoding cupin domain-containing protein: MSIIRKNLVEHYNWGDKCDGWHMLKTAGLSVIEERMPAGAAEAMHYHECAQQFFYILKGEAVFEKEGKQFEVKAKQGFVIKPFEKHRILNNSKEDLEFLVISEPLAHGDRIEI; the protein is encoded by the coding sequence ATGAGTATTATCCGTAAAAACTTAGTTGAACATTATAATTGGGGGGATAAATGCGATGGTTGGCACATGCTGAAAACAGCGGGATTGAGTGTGATTGAAGAGCGGATGCCAGCCGGTGCGGCGGAGGCTATGCACTATCATGAATGTGCGCAGCAATTCTTTTATATTTTGAAAGGCGAGGCCGTTTTCGAAAAGGAAGGAAAGCAATTTGAAGTAAAAGCTAAGCAAGGTTTTGTGATCAAACCTTTCGAGAAGCATAGAATATTAAATAACTCGAAGGAAGACTTGGAGTTTCTTGTTATTTCTGAACCTTTAGCACACGGAGATAGAATAGAGATATAA